The genomic interval CCGTCGAGACGTTCTCGCCGCCGATGTTGATGGTGTCCTTGATCCGGTCCACGAAGTACAGGCGCCCGGTGGGTGCCCGGTACCCGACGTCGCCGGTGTGCAGCCAGCCGGAGCGGAAGAGCTGGCGGGTGGCGGCCTCGTCGTTGTAGTAGCCGAGCGAGGCGTGCGGCGACCGGAAGCAGATCTCCCCCAGCACGCCGTCGGCGACGGGCTTGTCCGCCTCGTCGAGGATCGCCATCTCCACGTTGAGCGCAGGGCGCCCGGCCGAGCCGGGGAACGCGATCTGGTCCTCGGGCGGCAGGATCGTGGCCAGCGGAGCCATCTCCGTCTGCCCGTAGTAGTTCCACAGCCGCACGTGCGGCAGGGCCTCGCGCAGCTGGCGCAGCACCTGCACCGGCATGGCCGACGCGCCGTAGTAGGCCTTCTTGACGCCGTCGAAGATCGCCGGGTCGAACTGGTCGGAGCCCAGGATCTCGATCCACTTGGTCGGCGTGGCGAAGATCTTCGAGACCTTGTACTGCTTGATCGCCTTGAAGACCTCGGCCGGTGCCCCGCTGCGCACGATCACGTTCGTCGCACCGATGTACAGGTCGGGGCCGAAGAACCCGTCCATCTGCCCCGTGTGGTACATCGGCATGAAGTGCAGGTCGACGTCGCCGCGCTCGTACTCGCCGTCGGCGACGACCGACGCGTACTGCCACAGCAGCGAGCGCGACGTCAGCACCACGGCCTTCGGGGTCGCCTCGGTGCCCGAGGTGAACATGTACCGCACCGGCTCGTCGTCCTCGACGTCGACCGGCTCGGGCGTGCCCTCCTCGGTCACCCACGCACCCAGATCACCCCACCCGGCCTCGGTGGCCTTCTGGTTGGGCTCGATCGCCAGACGCACGACGTCGCCACGCCCGGCCAGCTCGAGCGCCGCGGCGGCCGTCTCCGCCGACTGCCGGTCGGTCACGAACACCTTCGGGTTCACCAGCTCGATCAGCTTGGCGACCTCCTCGGAGGTGAAGAACGTGTTGACCGGGGCCAGCACCGCCCCCGCGCGGGCCATCGCCCACGGCAGAACCCCGAACTGCCAGCAGTTGCGGGACATCACCATGACGACCTGGCCCTTGCCGACCCCGCTGCCTGAGCGGACGCGGCGACGTTGTCGCACAGGACATCGAGCTGCTGGTAGGTGATCTTGGTGTCGCCGTCGATGATCGCGAGCGCGTCAGGGTAACGAACGGCAGTACGACGGGGAATGTCCCCGATGGACTGGCTACGCACCACACTCGGTGCCGTGAACTGGGCCATGGTGTTCCTTCTCGTGTGATCGGTCTTGCGAGTGCTGTGAAGCGGTCCGGACAACCGGCCGCGGTCAGGAGGTGACCTCGGCGTCGAGGAACTCGACCGTCGAGGGCTGCGCAGTCCCCAAGAGCCCGTAGTGGGTGCGGACCGTCACCGCCCGGATGGCGACATGCAAGGTCTCCCCGCTGCCCCACCACTGCGTGTCCCAGTCCGGGCCGACCGCGCGCAGCGCGGGCGCCCCGTCCCCCCCGCAGAAACGCACCACCGCGGTGAAAGTGCCGTCCCCCGGCGCCTCGACCACCGTCTCGGCCGCCAACGGCTCAGCCCACTCGAGCGAGGACAACGAGCTGAGGTTCTGCCCCCAGTCGCCGTGGCTCTCGTCGGCCACCCACGCCTCACCGTGCCCGCGGCCCGCGTCGAACTCACCCACGCACCGGCGCGCGACGTCCTGCGCACGCGCCTTGGCCTCGACGATCCCCTTCAGGTTCAGCCGCGGGATCGCGTTCGGGTCAGTCAGGTCGAAGATCAGATACGGATGCAGCGCCGACGTCTCCTCGTCCGTCACCGGCGCCTCGTCGTCGGCGCCGTCCGCCGGGACACGCACCGCATCCGCGGACAACGGAGCCTCCACGCTCACGGGCGCGTCCGCGACCGCCACCTCCAGGGCAACGGCCGGCACCACCTCGGGCGCCCCGGCCGCCGGCTCCGACACCACGTCGTCGTCCTCGTCGAGCGCCGGATCGGCGAACGGGTCCCAGACCTCCTCCTCGACCTGGCCGACGACGCCCCCGGCCCAGCCGGAAGCGGCCGACCCGACCGTCGGCAGCATCATCGTCGCGGCAGCCGGCGGGATCGACGGCGGCATCTCCCGGGCAGGTCCCGTCTCGCGCGCCCACCCCGGCATCGGCTCGATCTCGATCGGCTTGGACCGCACGATCCGCTCCGGCTCACGCGGCAACTCCGCGAACGGCTCGGCGACGGGCTCGGGCGCGGCTGCGGGCTGCTCGGATACGGCTGCAGGCTGCTCGGGTGCGGCTGCGGCGGCAGCGGGTGCCGTCAGGTCCGGCAGGTCCGGCAGGTCCGCGGGCGACAGGTGGCCGACCGGCTCGAGCGTGACGACGCGCAACGCTTCGGGCTCGGGCTCAGGTGCCGCAAGGGACGCGGCGGCAGGTTCGGGCTCGGGCTCGGGCTCGGGTTCGGGCTCGGGTTCGGGCTCGGGCTCGGGCTCGGGTTCGGGTTCGGGCTCGGGTTCGGGCTCGGGTTCGGGCTCGGGCTGCGGCTCCGGCTCCGGCTGCGGCTCCGGTTCGGGCTCGGGCTGCGGCTGCGGCTCCGGTTCGGGCTCGGGCTGCGGCTCGGGCTCCGGCTGCGGCTCGGGCTCGGGCTCCGGCTGCGGCTCCGGTTCGGGTTCGGGCGCAGGCTGCGGCTCCGGCGTCG from Xylanimonas allomyrinae carries:
- a CDS encoding AMP-binding protein, which produces MSRNCWQFGVLPWAMARAGAVLAPVNTFFTSEEVAKLIELVNPKVFVTDRQSAETAAAALELAGRGDVVRLAIEPNQKATEAGWGDLGAWVTEEGTPEPVDVEDDEPVRYMFTSGTEATPKAVVLTSRSLLWQYASVVADGEYERGDVDLHFMPMYHTGQMDGFFGPDLYIGATNVIVRSGAPAEVFKAIKQYKVSKIFATPTKWIEILGSDQFDPAIFDGVKKAYYGASAMPVQVLRQLREALPHVRLWNYYGQTEMAPLATILPPEDQIAFPGSAGRPALNVEMAILDEADKPVADGVLGEICFRSPHASLGYYNDEAATRQLFRSGWLHTGDVGYRAPTGRLYFVDRIKDTINIGGENVSTVEVENAILAHENVAEVAVFGVADPVYLEAIVAVVVPRDGARLDQKTVQGFARKHVAGFKVPRHVFVVEALPKNATGKVLKKQLREQYSNVGI